One window from the genome of Oryza glaberrima chromosome 3, OglaRS2, whole genome shotgun sequence encodes:
- the LOC127765599 gene encoding NAC domain-containing protein 58: MVLSNPAMLPPGFRFHPTDEELIVHYLRNRAASSPCPVSIIADVDIYKFDPWDLPSKANYGDREWYFFSPRDRKYPNGIRPNRAAGSGYWKATGTDKPIHSSGGAATNESVGVKKALVFYKGRPPKGTKTNWIMHEYRLAAADAHAANTYRPMKFRNTSMRLDDWVLCRIYKKSSHASPLAVPPLSDHEQDEPCALEENAPLYAPSSSSAASMILQGAAAGAFPSLHAAAAATQRTAMQKIPSISDLLNEYSLSQLFDDGGAAAAAPLQEMARQPDHHHHHQQQHALFGHPVMNHFIANNSMVQLAHLDPSSSAAASTSAGAVVEPPAVTGKRKRSSDGGEPTIQALPPAAAAAKKPNGSCVGATFQIGSALQGSSLGLSHQMLLHSNMGMN; the protein is encoded by the exons ATGGTTCTGTCGAACCCGGCGATGCTGCCGCCGGGGTTCCGGTTCCACCCGACGGACGAGGAGCTGATCGTGCACTACCTCCGCAACcgggccgcctcctcgccgtgccCCGTCTCCATCATCGCCGACGTCGACATCTACAAGTTCGATCCGTGGGACCTCCCAT CCAAGGCGAATTACGGGGACAGGGAGTGGTACTTCTTCAGCCCGAGGGACCGCAAGTACCCGAACGGGATCCGGCCGAACCGCGCCGCGGGCTCCGGCTACTGGAAGGCCACCGGCACCGACAAGCCCATccacagcagcggcggcgcggcgaccaACGAGAGCGTCGGCGTCAAGAAGGCGCTCGTCTTCTACAAGGGCCGCCCGCCCAAGGGCACCAAGACCAACTGGATCATGCACGAgtaccgcctcgccgccgcagacGCCCACGCCGCCAACACCTACCGCCCCATGAAGTTCCGCAACACCTCCATGAGG CTGGATGACTGGGTGCTGTGCCGGATCTACAAGAAGAGCAGCCACGCGTCGCCGctggccgtgccgccgctctCCGACCACGAGCAGGACGAGCCGTGCGCCCTGGAGGAGAACGCGCCGCTGtacgcgccgtcgtcgtcgagcgcCGCATCCATGATCTTGCagggcgctgccgccggcgccttCCCGtcgctgcacgccgccgccgccgctacgcaGAGGACGGCGATGCAGAAGATCCCTTCCATTTCCGACCTGCTCAACGAGTACTCGCTGTCGCAGCTctttgacgacggcggcgccgccgccgccgcccccctgcAGGAGATGGCGAGGCAgcccgaccaccaccaccaccaccaacaacaacaCGCCCTCTTTGGCCACCCCGTCATGAACCATTTCATCGCGAACAACAGCATGGTTCAGCTCGCGCACCTGGACCcgtcctcctctgccgccgcctcgacgtcggcaggcgccgtcgtcgagccgccGGCCGTCACCGGGAAGCGCAAGAGATCATCGGACGGAGGCGAGCCGACGATCCAGGCGCTGCCTCCTGCTGCCGCGGCGGCCAAGAAGCCGAACGGTTCATGCGTTGGTGCAACTTTCCAAATAGGCAGCGCCTTGCAGGGATCGTCACTGGGACTGAGCCACCAGATGCTGCTCCACTCTAACATGGGGATGAACTGA